A window of the Lactuca sativa cultivar Salinas chromosome 5, Lsat_Salinas_v11, whole genome shotgun sequence genome harbors these coding sequences:
- the LOC128134251 gene encoding uncharacterized protein LOC128134251, translated as MVEQVSSHTPDVGGDPHPDEVNTPVSLREERLVDKLTSVIQQTLEEHKKNSDKGKEKATKESSKGEVKCPSFKTFKSNGATKFSGVLNPIVVLTWIQDTKKVFCIPHVVNEDKANYAFAMLIGEALVWWEATFEAFNEYDQENLSWEMFKTHLLGNYCPLNTRRRFEKEFLKLKQGEMTVNDYETQFNQKARFAAKYIPTGDDKIQLFMEGLRYEIHDFVVNRDVLSFDKAIEYARRHEHDLEIRGATLSVPKHPRIDRTVPVSSIPPAQSIRTDPGKQVQSHNTSHGCGRSQSFSLQSPSCQNCGKNHQGECRLEKGSVVCYGCGEIGHMKSVCPMKKVTCFACGVTSHMKCFCPTLTSQMAGSQASIQQPESTPTKKEEVPKAKGRAFQISTEEAHEDSNVVTGTFLINSRHAHILFDYGASNSFLSHEFAHSFQIACYALVQLFHVDTAGSISLFADKGKKTVKDVLVVNEYPDVFTDDLPGLPPDRQVEFRIDLGVSYFSNIDLRL; from the exons ATGGTTGAACAGGTGAGTAGCCATACACCAGATGTGGGTGGAGATCCTCATCCTGATGAAGTAAATACTCCAGTATCCCTTCGTGAGGAGCGACTTGTGGATAAACTCACTAGTGTTATTCAacagactctcgaagaacacaaaaagaatagTGATAAAGGTAAAGAGAAAGCCACCAAAGAATCTTCAAAAGGGGAGGTGAAATGTCCCTCATTCAAAACTTTCAAGAGTAATGGTGCTACGAAGTTTTCAGGTGTTCTTAATCCCATTGTCGTTCTTACATGGATCCAAGACACAAAAAAAGTATTTTGTATCCCTCATGTGGTTAATGAAGACAAAGCTAATTATGCTTTtgcaatgctcatcggagaagccttggtctggtgggaagcaacatttGAAGCTTTCAACGAGTATGACCAGGAAAATTTGTCTTGGGAAATGTTCAAAACTCACTTGCTAGGAAATTATTGTCCTCTAAACACGAGGAGAAGATTTGAGAAAGAATTCCTCAAGCTTAAACAGGGAGAAATGACTGTGAATGATTATGAAACACAATTCAATCAAAAAGCACGGTTTGCtgcaaagtatattccaactggAGACGataaaattcagttattcatggaaGGACTACGGTATGAAATCCACGATTTCGTGGTTAATCGGGATGTTCTGTCATTTGATAAAGCGATTGAGTATGCTCGAAGGCACGAGCATGACTTAGAGATACGTGGTGCCACTCTTTCTGTTCCGAAGCATCCACGTATTGATCGAACTGTTCCTGTTTCCTCTATTCCACCAGCTCAATCTATTCGAACTGATCCTGGTAAACAAGTTCAATCTCATAATACATCCCATGGTTGCGGTAGGTCACAATCTTTTTCTCTTCAGTCACCATCATGTCAAAATTGTGGAAAGAATCATCAGGGCGAATGCAGATTAGAAAAAGGATCAGTggtctgttatggatgtggagaaatAGGCCACATGAAGTCCGTTTGCCCGATGAAGAAAGTTACATGCTTTGCTTGTGGTGTTACTAGCCACATGAAGTGTTtctgccctactcttactagtcaaatgGCAGGAAGTCAAGCTTCCATACAACAACCAGAaagtactccaactaaaaaggaggaggtgccaaaagctaaagGTCGTGCATTCCAAATTAGCACGGAGGAGGCACATGAAGACTCGAATGTTGTGACTGGTACATTTCTCATCAACTCTAGACATGCTCATATCTTATTTGATTATGGTGCCTCAAATTCTTTTTTGTCTCATGAATTTGCgcattcctttcaaattgcttgctatGCACTCGTGCAACTATTTCATGTAGATACTGCAGGAAGTATATCTTTAtttgctgataaa GGGAAGAAAACTGTAAAAGATGTTCTCGTTGTTAatgaatatcctgatgttttcaCTGATGATTTGCCTGGACTACCTCcggataggcaagtagaattccgaattgatcTT ggtgttagctatttctcgaaTATTGATTTGAGATTGTAA
- the LOC111877020 gene encoding rho GTPase-activating protein 7 isoform X2, producing MSASLAAFERPRIGATNTVFKSGPLFISSKGLGWKSWKKRWFILTRTSLVFFKNDPSAIPQRGGEVNLTLGGIDLNNSGSVVVREDKKLLTVLFPDGRDGRAFTLKAETSEDLFEWKTALEHALAQAPSAALVMGNNGIFRNDTTDSIEGPFHQWRDKRPIKSLVVGRPILLALEDIDGGPSFLEKALRFLEKHGTKVEGILRQAADVEEVDKRVQEYETGKTEFGSDEDAHVVGDCVKHVLRELPSSPVPASCCTALLEAHRIDRKEARVNAMRAAILETFPEPNRRLLQRILKMMHTVSLHTFENRMTPSAVAACMAPLLLRPLLAGECELEDDDFDNNNNNNNNNNGDNSAQLLAAANAANNAQAIITTLLEEYDNIFDDDTMLKCSMSADSRMDNSASEDSMDDENMESKSNGYHDAENEADQETDAERVLSGKLSESSGYACSDLYDFKVYGADESDVVSPRSNVNVKPPPNSNLLDSERVEGCNKKHNEMETPGMLSRSESHRSVGTMLSAIDQGVSQPFVGPKSCNETPISKFSGSNSNSNSNAKRSTFWGRNNNGRKTPSMESVDSSGEEELAIQRLELTKNDLRQRIAKEARGNAILQASLERRKQALHERRLALEQDVSRLQEQLQAERDLRAALEVGLSMSSGQVSGSRPMDSKTRAELEEIALAEADVARLKQKVAELHHQLNQQRQHHYGSLSDNSHQFQHPHNHNHNHNPPQRFFQQDFDTTLAYINHERKQRTEENSLEMRNIKGQQLTSGNSNNGNNRQPSRKQLIDSTSLSDSKSTEASTSLSVDDFGAVDSATMIPSSSRPPEVVEYPRHQSAASSTLVELTTRLDFFKERRSQLMEQLHNLDLNYGTSSQDFMYKQSSPR from the exons ATGTCTGCTTCATTGGCGGCGTTCGAGCGTCCCCGAATTGGAGCTACAAACACG GTTTTTAAAAGCGGGCCGTTGTTCATATCTTCAAAAG GGTTAGGTTGGAAATCATGGAAGAAGCGTTGGTTTATTCTCACACGCACTTCTTTAGTGTTCTTTAAAAATGATCCC AGTGCAATTCCTCAGAGAGGTGGTGAAGTCAATCTGACTTTGGGGGGGATTGACTTGAACAATTCTGGAAG TGTTGTTGTTAGAGAAGACAAAAAGCTGTTAACTGTTTTGTTTCCTGATGGACGTGATGGACGTGCATTTACtctcaag GCTGAGACATCAGAGGATTTGTTTGAATGGAAGACAGCTTTGGAACATGCTCTTGCTCAAGCACCAAGTGCAGCTCTTGTAATGGGAAATAATGGGATCTTTCGCAATGATACTACTGATTCAATTGAAGGACCCTTTCATCAAt GGAGGGACAAACGACCAATCAAATCTTTGGTTGTTGGGCGTCCAATATTGTTAGCTTTGGAAGACATAGATGGAGGCCCATCTTTTCTTGAAAAAGCTCTTAGATTTCTTGAGAAACATG GAACCAAAGTAGAAGGAATCTTGAGACAAGCTGCAGATGTTGAGGAAGTTGATAAGAGAGTTCAGGAGTATGAAACAG GCAAGACTGAATTTGGTTCTGATGAAGATGCTCATGTTGTTGGTGATTGTGTCAAG CATGTTCTTCGAGAGCTACCCTCATCCCCTGTTCCTGCATCCTGCTGCACTGCTTTACTGGAAGCTCATA GAATTGACCGGAAGGAAGCTCGAGTAAATGCCATGCGTGCAGCAATCTTGGAAACATTCCCTGAACCAAACAGACGTTTGTTACAAAG AATCTTGAAGATGATGCACACTGTTTCTCTGCATACTTTTGAAAACCGAATGACTCCTTCAGCAGTTGCTGCTTGTATGGCACCATTACTGTTACGCCCTCTTTTAGCTGGTGAATGTGAATTGGAGGATGATGATTTTGataacaataataacaataataataataataatggtgaCAATTCTGCACAGCTTCTTGCTGCTGCAAATGCTGCTAATAATGCTCAAGCTATAATTACAACTCTACTTGAGGAGTATGACAATATCTTTGAT GATGACACTATGCTGAAATGTTCAATGTCAGCAGATTCTCGAATGGACAATAGTGCAAGTGAAGATTCAATGGATGATGAAAACATGGAATCCAAAAGCAATGGTTACCATGATGCAGAAAATGAAGCTGATCAAGAAACCGATGCTGAACGTGTTCTCAGTGGAAAGTTGAGTGAAAGCAGTGGTTATGCTTGCAGTGATCTCTATGACTTTAAG gtatatgGAGCTGATGAATCGGATGTTGTATCCCCAAGAAGCAATGTTAATGTTAAGCCACCACCAAATTCTAATTTATTGGACTCTGAACGTGTTGAAGGTTGTAATAAGAAACATAATGAAATGGAGACACCTGGCATGTTGTCAAGAAGTGAGTCTCATCGGTCAGTTGGAACAATGCTTTCTGCTATAGATCAAGGAGTATCTCAGCCTTTTGTGGGTCCCAAATCATGCAATGAGACCCCAATTAGCAAATTTTCAGGATCTaatagtaatagtaatagtaatGCCAAGCGTTCCACATTTTGGGGAAGGAATAATAAT gGAAGAAAGACTCCATCAATGGAATCGGTTGATTCTTCAGGAGAAGAAGA ACTTGCTATTCAAAGGCTTGAGCTTACAAAAAACGACTTGCGCCAAAGAATCGCAAAGGAG GCTAGAGGGAATGCAATACTTCAAGCTAGCCTTGAAAGAAGGAAACAAGCACTTCATGAACGTCGATTAGCACTTGAACAAGAT gtttcaaggcttcaggAACAACTTCAAGCTGAAAGGGATTTAAGGGCTGCATTAGAAGTGGGGTTAAGCATGTCTTCTGGACAGGTGTCAGGATCCCGCCCTATGGATTCAAAG ACACGAGCTGAACTTGAGGAGATTGCTCTTGCTGAAGCTGACGTGGCAAGATTGAAGCAAAAAGTTGCTGAATTACATCATCAGCTGAATCAGCAACGCCAGCATCACTATGGCTCTCTCTCAGATAATTCTCACCAATTCCAACATCCCCAtaaccataaccataatcataatcctCCACA GAGATTTTTTCAACAAGATTTTGATACTACACTTGCTTATATCAACCATGAAAGAAAACAAAGAACAGAG GAAAATTCATTAGAGATGAGAAACATCAAAGGACAACAATTAACATCTGGAAACAGTAATAATGGTAATAATAGGCAACCTTCAAGAAAGCAGTTGATAGACTCCACAAGCTTGAGTGACTCTAAAAGTACAGAGGCTTCTACAAGTCTATCTGTCGATGATTTTGGAGCCGTTGATTCTGCCACCATGATTCCATCTTCATCCAGACCACCTGAG GTGGTTGAGTATCCTAGACACCAATCAGCCGCCTCTTCGACTTTGGTGGAATTAACAACCCGCCTTGATTTCTTCAAAGAACGGCGCTCTCAACTTATGGAACAACTTCACAACCTCGATTTAAATTACGGGACTTCCTCCCAAGATTTTATGTATAAACAATCCTCCCCTCGCTGA
- the LOC111877020 gene encoding rho GTPase-activating protein 7 isoform X1 has protein sequence MSASLAAFERPRIGATNTVFKSGPLFISSKGLGWKSWKKRWFILTRTSLVFFKNDPSAIPQRGGEVNLTLGGIDLNNSGSVVVREDKKLLTVLFPDGRDGRAFTLKAETSEDLFEWKTALEHALAQAPSAALVMGNNGIFRNDTTDSIEGPFHQWRDKRPIKSLVVGRPILLALEDIDGGPSFLEKALRFLEKHGTKVEGILRQAADVEEVDKRVQEYETGKTEFGSDEDAHVVGDCVKHVLRELPSSPVPASCCTALLEAHNQGIDRKEARVNAMRAAILETFPEPNRRLLQRILKMMHTVSLHTFENRMTPSAVAACMAPLLLRPLLAGECELEDDDFDNNNNNNNNNNGDNSAQLLAAANAANNAQAIITTLLEEYDNIFDDDTMLKCSMSADSRMDNSASEDSMDDENMESKSNGYHDAENEADQETDAERVLSGKLSESSGYACSDLYDFKVYGADESDVVSPRSNVNVKPPPNSNLLDSERVEGCNKKHNEMETPGMLSRSESHRSVGTMLSAIDQGVSQPFVGPKSCNETPISKFSGSNSNSNSNAKRSTFWGRNNNGRKTPSMESVDSSGEEELAIQRLELTKNDLRQRIAKEARGNAILQASLERRKQALHERRLALEQDVSRLQEQLQAERDLRAALEVGLSMSSGQVSGSRPMDSKTRAELEEIALAEADVARLKQKVAELHHQLNQQRQHHYGSLSDNSHQFQHPHNHNHNHNPPQRFFQQDFDTTLAYINHERKQRTEENSLEMRNIKGQQLTSGNSNNGNNRQPSRKQLIDSTSLSDSKSTEASTSLSVDDFGAVDSATMIPSSSRPPEVVEYPRHQSAASSTLVELTTRLDFFKERRSQLMEQLHNLDLNYGTSSQDFMYKQSSPR, from the exons ATGTCTGCTTCATTGGCGGCGTTCGAGCGTCCCCGAATTGGAGCTACAAACACG GTTTTTAAAAGCGGGCCGTTGTTCATATCTTCAAAAG GGTTAGGTTGGAAATCATGGAAGAAGCGTTGGTTTATTCTCACACGCACTTCTTTAGTGTTCTTTAAAAATGATCCC AGTGCAATTCCTCAGAGAGGTGGTGAAGTCAATCTGACTTTGGGGGGGATTGACTTGAACAATTCTGGAAG TGTTGTTGTTAGAGAAGACAAAAAGCTGTTAACTGTTTTGTTTCCTGATGGACGTGATGGACGTGCATTTACtctcaag GCTGAGACATCAGAGGATTTGTTTGAATGGAAGACAGCTTTGGAACATGCTCTTGCTCAAGCACCAAGTGCAGCTCTTGTAATGGGAAATAATGGGATCTTTCGCAATGATACTACTGATTCAATTGAAGGACCCTTTCATCAAt GGAGGGACAAACGACCAATCAAATCTTTGGTTGTTGGGCGTCCAATATTGTTAGCTTTGGAAGACATAGATGGAGGCCCATCTTTTCTTGAAAAAGCTCTTAGATTTCTTGAGAAACATG GAACCAAAGTAGAAGGAATCTTGAGACAAGCTGCAGATGTTGAGGAAGTTGATAAGAGAGTTCAGGAGTATGAAACAG GCAAGACTGAATTTGGTTCTGATGAAGATGCTCATGTTGTTGGTGATTGTGTCAAG CATGTTCTTCGAGAGCTACCCTCATCCCCTGTTCCTGCATCCTGCTGCACTGCTTTACTGGAAGCTCATA ACCAAGGAATTGACCGGAAGGAAGCTCGAGTAAATGCCATGCGTGCAGCAATCTTGGAAACATTCCCTGAACCAAACAGACGTTTGTTACAAAG AATCTTGAAGATGATGCACACTGTTTCTCTGCATACTTTTGAAAACCGAATGACTCCTTCAGCAGTTGCTGCTTGTATGGCACCATTACTGTTACGCCCTCTTTTAGCTGGTGAATGTGAATTGGAGGATGATGATTTTGataacaataataacaataataataataataatggtgaCAATTCTGCACAGCTTCTTGCTGCTGCAAATGCTGCTAATAATGCTCAAGCTATAATTACAACTCTACTTGAGGAGTATGACAATATCTTTGAT GATGACACTATGCTGAAATGTTCAATGTCAGCAGATTCTCGAATGGACAATAGTGCAAGTGAAGATTCAATGGATGATGAAAACATGGAATCCAAAAGCAATGGTTACCATGATGCAGAAAATGAAGCTGATCAAGAAACCGATGCTGAACGTGTTCTCAGTGGAAAGTTGAGTGAAAGCAGTGGTTATGCTTGCAGTGATCTCTATGACTTTAAG gtatatgGAGCTGATGAATCGGATGTTGTATCCCCAAGAAGCAATGTTAATGTTAAGCCACCACCAAATTCTAATTTATTGGACTCTGAACGTGTTGAAGGTTGTAATAAGAAACATAATGAAATGGAGACACCTGGCATGTTGTCAAGAAGTGAGTCTCATCGGTCAGTTGGAACAATGCTTTCTGCTATAGATCAAGGAGTATCTCAGCCTTTTGTGGGTCCCAAATCATGCAATGAGACCCCAATTAGCAAATTTTCAGGATCTaatagtaatagtaatagtaatGCCAAGCGTTCCACATTTTGGGGAAGGAATAATAAT gGAAGAAAGACTCCATCAATGGAATCGGTTGATTCTTCAGGAGAAGAAGA ACTTGCTATTCAAAGGCTTGAGCTTACAAAAAACGACTTGCGCCAAAGAATCGCAAAGGAG GCTAGAGGGAATGCAATACTTCAAGCTAGCCTTGAAAGAAGGAAACAAGCACTTCATGAACGTCGATTAGCACTTGAACAAGAT gtttcaaggcttcaggAACAACTTCAAGCTGAAAGGGATTTAAGGGCTGCATTAGAAGTGGGGTTAAGCATGTCTTCTGGACAGGTGTCAGGATCCCGCCCTATGGATTCAAAG ACACGAGCTGAACTTGAGGAGATTGCTCTTGCTGAAGCTGACGTGGCAAGATTGAAGCAAAAAGTTGCTGAATTACATCATCAGCTGAATCAGCAACGCCAGCATCACTATGGCTCTCTCTCAGATAATTCTCACCAATTCCAACATCCCCAtaaccataaccataatcataatcctCCACA GAGATTTTTTCAACAAGATTTTGATACTACACTTGCTTATATCAACCATGAAAGAAAACAAAGAACAGAG GAAAATTCATTAGAGATGAGAAACATCAAAGGACAACAATTAACATCTGGAAACAGTAATAATGGTAATAATAGGCAACCTTCAAGAAAGCAGTTGATAGACTCCACAAGCTTGAGTGACTCTAAAAGTACAGAGGCTTCTACAAGTCTATCTGTCGATGATTTTGGAGCCGTTGATTCTGCCACCATGATTCCATCTTCATCCAGACCACCTGAG GTGGTTGAGTATCCTAGACACCAATCAGCCGCCTCTTCGACTTTGGTGGAATTAACAACCCGCCTTGATTTCTTCAAAGAACGGCGCTCTCAACTTATGGAACAACTTCACAACCTCGATTTAAATTACGGGACTTCCTCCCAAGATTTTATGTATAAACAATCCTCCCCTCGCTGA